Proteins encoded in a region of the Armatimonadota bacterium genome:
- a CDS encoding S1/P1 nuclease yields the protein MKRLLPLVLTLAAAPAHAWLGRGHEQIADIAWTQLSDGAKKEIAAILKAGDAPFQPAGDSEKDVRAAFRSAATWADWIKEHKDGIYEPEIKVWNARFQPGHQEDDTDRESHRCKRWHYFDVPIDFQGATPGVEGSNALIALTSARYEFAILGRQDPKDRKTQCWWLYWITHVVGDLHQPLHCVSSYKFDPRGDAGGNFFKLGIGYPDNPDRMANLHFFWDQGIENAIAADKAKGESDSIEDVSQRWSKTAGPVSTDVENMEFATWIAAGAKNAQGLVYTGVDKDGKPSDAYRAKQADFCRKAATLAGYRLAREIELGLGTKS from the coding sequence ATGAAACGCCTTCTCCCGCTCGTCCTGACCCTCGCCGCCGCCCCTGCGCACGCCTGGCTCGGCCGGGGGCACGAACAGATCGCCGACATCGCCTGGACGCAGCTTTCGGACGGCGCGAAGAAGGAGATCGCGGCGATCCTCAAGGCCGGCGACGCACCCTTTCAGCCCGCGGGCGACAGCGAGAAGGACGTGCGGGCCGCGTTCCGCTCGGCCGCGACCTGGGCGGACTGGATCAAGGAGCACAAGGACGGGATCTACGAGCCCGAGATCAAGGTCTGGAACGCCCGGTTCCAACCCGGCCATCAGGAAGACGACACCGACCGCGAGTCGCACCGCTGCAAGCGGTGGCACTACTTCGACGTCCCCATCGACTTCCAGGGCGCGACGCCCGGAGTCGAGGGCAGCAACGCCCTCATCGCTTTGACCTCCGCGCGCTACGAGTTCGCGATCCTCGGACGGCAAGACCCCAAAGACCGCAAGACACAGTGCTGGTGGCTCTACTGGATCACCCACGTCGTCGGCGACCTCCATCAGCCGCTTCATTGCGTGAGCAGCTACAAGTTCGACCCGCGCGGAGACGCGGGCGGCAACTTCTTCAAGCTCGGCATCGGCTATCCCGACAATCCCGACCGCATGGCGAACCTGCACTTCTTCTGGGACCAAGGGATCGAGAACGCGATCGCCGCGGACAAGGCGAAGGGCGAGTCGGACTCGATCGAGGACGTCTCCCAGCGCTGGTCGAAGACGGCGGGGCCCGTCTCGACCGACGTGGAGAACATGGAGTTCGCGACCTGGATCGCCGCGGGCGCCAAGAACGCCCAAGGCCTGGTCTACACAGGGGTCGACAAGGACGGCAAACCGAGCGACGCCTACCGCGCGAAGCAGGCGGACTTCTGCCGCAAGGCGGCAACGCTGGCCGGATACCGTCTCGCCCGCGAGATCGAGCTCGGCCTCGGCACCAAGTCCTGA
- the selD gene encoding selenide, water dikinase SelD, whose product MCPLFALYGLARPFGSPLLRQNARMRLTHMVACAGUASKLGQAQLAEVLGRLPRSADPGLIVGFETSDDAGVFVLPGGQALVQTIDFFTPVVDDPSDYGRIAATNSLSDVYAMGGRPLTAMNVCCFDPDLAPPDVWAAVVQGMHEKTVEAGAVLVGGHTVKDSEPKFGMSVTGLVDPERALRNDQARPGDDVWLSKPLGTGIVTTAAKNDACPPEILAEAVRHMTTLNAAARDAALAAGARCATDVTGFGLIGHLSNIARASRVAVEIEASALPLLPEVARLAAEGWTTAGGDANRRFVGERLAFSADVPAWVPDVICDPQTSGGLAVCSRGPVEGSVRIGRIVAGDPGIAVR is encoded by the coding sequence ATGTGTCCTCTCTTCGCACTATACGGTCTGGCGCGGCCGTTCGGCTCACCCCTCTTGCGCCAAAATGCGCGCATGCGTCTGACGCACATGGTCGCCTGCGCCGGTTGAGCGAGCAAGCTGGGGCAAGCCCAGCTGGCCGAGGTCCTCGGCCGTTTGCCGCGAAGCGCCGACCCTGGCCTGATCGTCGGTTTCGAAACGTCCGACGACGCCGGGGTCTTCGTGCTGCCCGGCGGCCAGGCCCTCGTCCAGACCATCGACTTCTTCACGCCCGTCGTCGACGACCCTTCCGATTACGGCCGCATCGCCGCCACGAACTCGCTCTCCGACGTCTACGCGATGGGCGGGCGGCCGCTGACGGCGATGAACGTCTGCTGCTTCGACCCCGACCTCGCCCCGCCCGACGTCTGGGCGGCGGTGGTGCAGGGGATGCACGAGAAGACGGTCGAAGCGGGGGCCGTCCTCGTCGGCGGTCACACGGTCAAGGACAGCGAGCCGAAGTTCGGAATGTCGGTGACGGGGCTCGTCGACCCTGAGCGCGCCCTCCGCAACGACCAAGCCCGTCCGGGCGACGACGTCTGGCTCTCGAAGCCTTTAGGGACAGGCATCGTCACGACCGCGGCGAAGAACGACGCCTGTCCGCCCGAGATCCTCGCCGAGGCGGTCCGCCACATGACGACCCTCAACGCGGCCGCGCGGGACGCGGCCCTCGCCGCCGGTGCGAGGTGCGCGACCGACGTGACGGGCTTCGGCCTTATCGGCCATCTGTCCAACATCGCCCGCGCCTCCCGGGTCGCGGTCGAGATCGAGGCGTCCGCCTTGCCGCTGCTGCCCGAGGTCGCGCGGCTTGCGGCCGAAGGGTGGACGACCGCAGGGGGAGACGCCAACCGCCGCTTCGTGGGCGAGCGTCTGGCGTTCAGTGCGGACGTGCCGGCCTGGGTTCCGGACGTCATCTGCGACCCTCAAACGAGCGGCGGCCTCGCCGTCTGCAGCCGCGGGCCGGTCGAGGGTTCGGTCCGGATCGGCCGGATCGTCGCAGGCGATCCGGGGATCGCAGTTCGCTGA
- a CDS encoding alpha amylase C-terminal domain-containing protein — protein sequence MATAQTGVGPALGIGTTVAAGQWVSKTVKPTDVQGKLVVSFTSLKGDADVYLKRGSQPTLTSYDYKVDGSAKVETITVTNTSTPPLSSDNWYIGVTSPGGAVFTESHSVSTIPGEFSGNGATVWPNGTTFRVFAPNAQQVNVAGTFNNWSTSAAKLQAEGNGWYSLDVRNVKHGQQYKFVVTYNGQQLWKNDPWAKQLTNSTGNSVVYDQAKYAWQTQNFQTPAWNSAVIYEMHVGAFNPTQSGKVGTLAMAEQKLAYLQDLGVNLIELMPVNEFPGDFSWGYNPSYPWSVESAYGGPDALKRFVDQANARGIGVLLDVVHNHWGPNDMDVWRFDGWSQGQWGGLFFYNDQRGNTPWGWTRPDYGRGEVRSYIRDNQAMWAQDFRVSGFRWDSTLNMRVTDWGDNPDGWSLLQWLNDSLDQSQPWKINIAEDLQNNAWLTKTTGAGGAGFDSQWSNFVHTVRSTMTTPDDNARDMNAVANVLNERFNGDAFQRVVYSENHDEDANGHQRLPNEIDIGNPASYWAQKRSTLAAGLVFTAPGIPMIFQGQEFLESGWFDDDRPLDWTKTTTFAGIRQMYKDMIALRKNAGGASAGLSGQGMNLHHRNVAGKVIAFHRYDQGGSGDDVVCVFNFKNTTYNDYRIGLPRGGGWSVALNSDWNGYSSLFGDLFSPDFQADAQAYDGMPVSGRVNLAPYSFLILTKD from the coding sequence CTACGACTATAAAGTCGACGGATCGGCCAAGGTCGAGACGATCACCGTTACGAACACGTCGACTCCCCCTCTGAGCAGCGACAACTGGTACATCGGCGTCACCAGTCCGGGCGGAGCGGTGTTCACCGAATCGCACTCGGTCAGCACGATCCCGGGCGAATTCTCCGGCAACGGTGCGACGGTGTGGCCGAACGGGACGACCTTCCGGGTCTTCGCGCCGAACGCCCAGCAGGTCAACGTCGCGGGGACGTTCAACAACTGGAGCACGTCCGCCGCGAAGCTCCAAGCCGAAGGCAACGGCTGGTATTCGCTCGACGTCCGCAACGTCAAGCACGGCCAGCAGTACAAGTTCGTCGTCACCTACAACGGCCAGCAACTCTGGAAGAACGACCCTTGGGCCAAGCAATTGACCAACTCGACGGGCAACTCCGTCGTCTACGACCAGGCCAAGTACGCCTGGCAGACCCAGAACTTTCAAACCCCCGCGTGGAACAGCGCCGTCATCTATGAGATGCACGTCGGGGCGTTCAACCCGACCCAGAGCGGGAAGGTCGGCACGCTCGCCATGGCCGAACAGAAGCTCGCCTACCTCCAAGACCTCGGCGTCAACCTCATCGAGCTGATGCCCGTCAACGAGTTCCCTGGCGACTTTTCGTGGGGCTACAACCCGAGCTACCCGTGGTCGGTCGAATCGGCCTATGGCGGCCCTGACGCCCTCAAGCGCTTCGTCGACCAGGCCAACGCGCGCGGCATCGGCGTCCTCCTCGACGTCGTGCACAACCATTGGGGCCCGAACGACATGGACGTCTGGCGGTTCGACGGTTGGAGCCAGGGCCAATGGGGCGGACTGTTCTTCTACAACGACCAGCGCGGCAACACGCCCTGGGGTTGGACCCGGCCCGACTACGGCCGCGGCGAAGTCCGGAGCTACATCCGCGACAACCAGGCGATGTGGGCGCAGGACTTCCGCGTGTCCGGCTTCAGGTGGGACTCGACGCTCAACATGCGCGTCACCGACTGGGGCGACAACCCCGACGGCTGGAGCCTGCTCCAATGGCTCAACGACTCGCTCGACCAGAGTCAGCCGTGGAAGATCAACATCGCCGAAGACCTCCAGAACAACGCTTGGCTGACGAAGACCACCGGAGCGGGCGGCGCCGGTTTCGACAGTCAATGGAGCAACTTCGTCCACACCGTCCGGTCGACCATGACCACCCCGGACGACAACGCCCGCGACATGAACGCCGTCGCCAACGTCCTCAACGAGCGGTTCAACGGCGACGCCTTCCAGCGCGTCGTCTATAGCGAGAACCACGACGAGGACGCCAACGGCCACCAGCGCCTGCCGAACGAGATCGACATCGGCAACCCCGCGAGCTACTGGGCGCAAAAGCGCTCGACCCTCGCCGCCGGGCTCGTCTTCACCGCTCCTGGGATCCCCATGATCTTCCAAGGGCAGGAGTTCCTCGAGAGCGGCTGGTTCGACGATGACCGCCCGCTCGACTGGACCAAGACGACGACCTTCGCCGGCATCCGCCAGATGTATAAAGACATGATCGCCCTGCGCAAGAACGCGGGCGGCGCATCGGCCGGCCTCTCGGGCCAAGGGATGAACCTCCACCACCGGAACGTGGCGGGCAAGGTGATCGCGTTCCACCGATACGACCAAGGAGGCTCAGGCGACGACGTCGTCTGTGTGTTCAATTTCAAGAACACGACCTACAACGACTACCGCATCGGCCTCCCGAGGGGAGGAGGCTGGTCGGTCGCGCTCAACTCCGACTGGAACGGTTACTCAAGCCTCTTCGGCGACCTCTTCAGCCCGGACTTCCAGGCCGACGCCCAAGCGTATGACGGCATGCCCGTCAGCGGCCGCGTCAACCTCGCGCCGTACAGCTTCCTGATCCTGACCAAAGACTGA